From Paenibacillus sp. GP183, one genomic window encodes:
- the rpoD gene encoding RNA polymerase sigma factor RpoD — translation MANDQRTELDTDLTLEQVKEQLMEQGKKRSSLTYKDIMEKLAPFDQDPEQIDEFFEHLSEMGIDVGNESDDETSVNPEDREHDEFNFDDDLTLPPGIKINDPVRMYLKEIGRVPLLSAEDEVDLAKRIENGDEEAKRRLAEANLRLVVSIAKRYVGRGMLFLDLIQEGNMGLIKAVEKFDHTKGYKFSTYATWWIRQAITRAIADQARTIRIPVHMVETINKLIRVSRQLLQELGREPTPEEIAKEMDLSTDKVREIMKIAQEPVSLETPIGEEDDSHLGDFIEDQEALAPADAAAYELLKEQLEDVLDTLTEREENVLRLRFGLDDGRTRTLEEVGKVFGVTRERIRQIEAKALRKLRHPSRSKRLKDFLE, via the coding sequence ATGGCGAACGATCAGCGCACAGAACTGGATACAGATTTAACCTTGGAGCAGGTAAAAGAACAGCTCATGGAGCAGGGCAAAAAACGTTCTTCACTCACTTACAAGGATATTATGGAGAAACTGGCTCCATTCGATCAGGATCCCGAGCAAATCGATGAATTTTTCGAGCATCTTTCGGAAATGGGGATTGACGTGGGAAATGAGTCGGATGACGAGACGTCGGTTAATCCGGAAGACAGAGAGCATGACGAATTTAATTTCGACGATGATCTTACCCTGCCTCCGGGCATTAAGATTAACGATCCGGTTCGCATGTATTTGAAAGAAATCGGCCGTGTTCCCTTATTGTCGGCAGAAGATGAAGTCGATCTGGCCAAACGTATAGAGAATGGCGACGAAGAAGCCAAACGCCGCTTGGCCGAAGCGAATCTGCGTCTCGTAGTCAGCATTGCCAAACGCTATGTAGGCCGGGGTATGTTGTTCCTTGATTTGATTCAAGAGGGGAACATGGGACTGATCAAAGCAGTGGAGAAATTTGATCACACCAAAGGATATAAGTTCAGTACCTATGCTACCTGGTGGATTCGCCAAGCCATTACTCGCGCAATAGCGGACCAAGCAAGGACCATTCGAATTCCGGTACATATGGTAGAGACGATTAACAAGCTTATTCGTGTCTCCCGCCAGCTGCTTCAAGAGCTTGGGAGAGAACCTACACCGGAAGAAATTGCCAAGGAAATGGATTTGAGCACCGATAAAGTGCGTGAGATTATGAAAATTGCGCAAGAGCCGGTCTCCCTCGAAACTCCGATCGGAGAAGAGGATGATTCACATCTCGGCGATTTCATAGAGGATCAAGAGGCATTGGCGCCCGCGGATGCGGCGGCCTATGAACTGCTCAAGGAGCAATTGGAAGATGTGCTGGATACGTTGACCGAGAGGGAAGAAAACGTGCTTCGGCTCCGTTTTGGACTCGATGACGGGCGTACGCGCACCTTGGAAGAAGTTGGCAAAGTATTCGGCGTCACTCGTGAACGGATTCGCCAGATTGAAGCAAAGGCGCTTCGCAAGCT
- the recO gene encoding DNA repair protein RecO, giving the protein MLRNVQGIVLRSTDYGEGNKIISLLTAELGKVSVMARGAKKSKSRHAAVTQVFTHADFVFFKQKGHMGTLNHADIIEGHHALREDLSKSAYSAYLVEMTDRMLGDEEGSAYIFGQLKAGLSAIEDNKDMQIVIHLYEMKMFELAGYLPVTSSCVSCGAEADLVSFSPSMGGVLCIRCKHKDPVSIPVSEGTLKLLKLFPVMDMNRLGAVQVKTETKEQLKASMKAYMDTHIGINWKSRGFIEQMDKYGM; this is encoded by the coding sequence ATGCTGCGCAATGTTCAGGGGATCGTGCTCCGCAGCACGGACTACGGCGAAGGAAATAAAATCATCAGCTTGCTGACCGCGGAGCTTGGAAAGGTCAGTGTCATGGCCCGCGGCGCCAAAAAATCAAAGAGCCGCCATGCAGCAGTCACTCAGGTTTTCACCCATGCCGATTTTGTTTTTTTTAAACAAAAGGGGCATATGGGAACGCTGAATCATGCTGATATCATAGAGGGACATCACGCTCTGCGGGAAGACTTGAGCAAATCCGCTTATTCGGCTTATTTAGTTGAAATGACGGACCGCATGCTTGGTGATGAGGAAGGCAGCGCCTACATATTCGGGCAGCTTAAAGCGGGATTAAGCGCAATTGAAGACAATAAAGATATGCAAATTGTGATACATCTCTACGAGATGAAAATGTTTGAACTGGCGGGGTATTTGCCGGTCACTTCCAGCTGTGTCTCCTGCGGTGCCGAGGCTGATCTCGTCTCATTCAGTCCTTCCATGGGCGGGGTACTGTGTATTCGCTGCAAGCATAAAGATCCTGTGAGCATTCCGGTTTCCGAAGGGACACTAAAGCTGCTTAAGCTTTTTCCCGTAATGGACATGAACCGTCTTGGAGCTGTTCAGGTCAAAACAGAGACTAAGGAACAACTTAAAGCTAGCATGAAAGCTTATATGGATACGCATATCGGGATTAACTGGAAATCAAGAGGTTTCATTGAACAAATGGACAAATACGGCATGTAA
- the ybeY gene encoding rRNA maturation RNase YbeY yields the protein MANSDLTLEWNSEQDHIEITPELIAKLEELLRLAGEMEGVTEGEVALSFVDDEAIHELNKQYRGINKPTDVLSFAMSEAGEEEIEIHYDQAGEDEPDEQPGEGEEDSFIEPLGDIIISVPRAMEQAEDYGHSVERELGFLFVHGFLHLIGYDHQSEEDEISMFAKQEDILQKAGLSR from the coding sequence ATGGCTAATTCTGATTTGACCCTTGAATGGAACAGCGAGCAGGATCATATAGAAATCACGCCCGAATTGATTGCCAAGCTTGAGGAGCTGCTGCGCCTGGCTGGAGAAATGGAAGGCGTTACGGAAGGCGAGGTTGCTCTTTCTTTTGTGGATGATGAAGCCATTCACGAGCTGAATAAGCAGTATCGCGGTATCAACAAGCCAACGGATGTGCTTTCCTTCGCCATGTCGGAAGCCGGTGAAGAAGAAATCGAAATTCATTACGATCAGGCTGGGGAAGATGAGCCGGATGAACAACCGGGAGAAGGTGAAGAAGATTCGTTCATTGAGCCCCTTGGAGATATAATTATTTCAGTACCAAGAGCTATGGAACAGGCTGAAGATTACGGCCATTCCGTGGAACGCGAGCTAGGATTTTTGTTCGTGCACGGCTTTTTGCATTTAATCGGTTATGATCATCAGAGCGAGGAAGATGAAATTAGCATGTTTGCCAAACAGGAAGACATCCTGCAAAAGGCCGGGCTTTCGCGGTGA
- the era gene encoding GTPase Era — MSQKAKSFKSGFVSIIGRPNVGKSTLMNQIIGQKIAIMSDKPQTTRNKIHGVYSREQGQIVFLDTPGIHKPTSKLGDYMMKVAQGTLGEVDAILFLIDVAEGIGGGDRFIIEQLKNVKTPVILVLNKIDQVHPEALLPIIVKYKDLYDFAEIVPISALSGNNVTTLLDQIIRYLPEGPQYYPADQVTDHPEQFVCAELIREKILHLTREEIPHSIAVQIEDMKVQENGLVRISAVIFVERDSQKGIIIGKQGALLKEIGQKARHDIEALLGSKTFLELWVKVKKDWRNQERVLKELGFRND, encoded by the coding sequence GTGAGCCAAAAGGCAAAATCGTTCAAATCCGGATTTGTATCGATCATCGGCAGGCCGAATGTGGGAAAATCCACGCTGATGAATCAAATCATCGGCCAGAAGATTGCCATCATGTCAGATAAACCGCAGACGACCCGCAATAAGATTCATGGGGTATACTCAAGGGAACAAGGGCAGATCGTTTTTCTGGACACGCCCGGGATACATAAACCGACCTCAAAGCTCGGCGATTACATGATGAAGGTGGCGCAGGGCACCCTCGGTGAAGTCGACGCGATTTTATTTCTGATCGATGTGGCAGAAGGCATTGGCGGCGGTGACCGTTTTATTATTGAACAATTAAAAAATGTTAAAACTCCCGTCATCCTAGTTTTAAACAAAATCGATCAGGTGCATCCGGAGGCGCTGCTGCCGATCATTGTGAAGTATAAAGATCTATACGACTTTGCCGAAATCGTACCCATATCCGCATTAAGCGGCAACAATGTGACAACTCTGCTGGATCAAATTATTCGTTATTTACCGGAAGGTCCGCAGTATTACCCGGCCGATCAAGTGACTGATCATCCAGAGCAGTTTGTATGTGCGGAGCTGATCCGGGAGAAAATTCTCCATTTGACTCGAGAAGAGATCCCGCACTCCATAGCCGTGCAAATTGAAGACATGAAGGTTCAGGAAAATGGACTTGTCCGCATTTCGGCGGTTATTTTTGTGGAGCGTGATTCTCAAAAAGGGATCATTATAGGCAAGCAAGGTGCGCTGCTGAAAGAAATTGGGCAGAAAGCAAGACATGATATCGAGGCGCTGCTGGGTTCCAAAACGTTCCTGGAATTGTGGGTCAAGGTTAAAAAAGATTGGCGAAATCAGGAAAGAGTATTGAAGGAACTTGGCTTCCGTAACGACTAA
- the dnaG gene encoding DNA primase: MSYGRIPEEVIEAVLARHDIVEVIGKYVHLTKQGHYMKGLCPFHSEKSPSFTVTPEKQIYHCFGCGVGGNSIHFLMEKEGYSFAEAVRILADEAGIPISWEESTAEQTEQQKEKASLLQAHEFAAKLYQYILGNTEQGKKALVYLRSRGMSDKLIETFQIGYAPVMWDTLVLQLEKRGYDMQLMEKGGLISARSEGSGYVDKFRERIMFPICDSTGKVIAFGGRATGDVQPKYLNSPETMLFNKSRTLYNMHLARPNIRKAEKAVLFEGYVDVIKAWEAGVHNGIATMGTALTKEHAGILNRNSERIVLCYDGDNAGQSAAFKSIPILEEAGCKVSVAMLPDNQDPDEYVTAHGSERFVREIVEPSVPSMKYKLLYIRKNFKLHEDGDRVRYLQAAVKMIADLSSPIEREHYLKQLSSEFPDSSYEALKQDLTEHLLLSEKNRNTGDNKPFLWNNVMNNRRAAGAKHLTGFSDVYNAESELIFFMIHDKDITHYVQEKLGAQFIEDKFAALSAYLYSFYSENDTNPGLFISKIQDAKLRELATSLVMKDARPIHIEQIQEADYRIQTILSHYIRLEIEEKKAEANRLVLLKDNLSAAKILSEIRSLEDRRKVMKSSSS; the protein is encoded by the coding sequence TTGAGCTACGGACGTATACCGGAAGAAGTCATTGAAGCGGTTCTGGCTCGTCACGATATCGTGGAGGTCATTGGCAAATACGTTCATTTAACTAAACAGGGCCATTACATGAAGGGCCTCTGTCCATTTCATTCCGAGAAGAGTCCGTCCTTTACAGTCACGCCGGAGAAGCAGATCTACCATTGCTTCGGCTGCGGGGTCGGAGGCAATTCCATTCACTTTTTGATGGAAAAGGAAGGATACAGTTTTGCCGAAGCGGTTCGAATTTTGGCAGATGAAGCAGGTATTCCGATCAGTTGGGAGGAATCGACAGCGGAGCAAACCGAGCAGCAAAAAGAGAAGGCATCCCTTCTTCAAGCTCATGAGTTTGCTGCAAAGTTGTACCAATATATTCTAGGCAACACGGAGCAAGGCAAAAAGGCATTGGTCTATCTTCGTTCCCGCGGTATGTCGGATAAGCTGATTGAAACATTTCAGATTGGTTATGCCCCTGTAATGTGGGATACACTTGTCCTGCAGCTGGAAAAGCGCGGATACGACATGCAGCTTATGGAAAAAGGCGGTCTGATCTCGGCAAGATCCGAAGGCAGCGGCTACGTAGATAAATTCCGGGAACGCATCATGTTCCCTATTTGTGACTCTACGGGCAAAGTGATTGCTTTCGGCGGCAGGGCAACGGGCGATGTGCAGCCCAAATACCTGAACAGTCCGGAGACGATGCTCTTCAATAAGAGCCGCACTTTGTATAACATGCACTTGGCCAGGCCTAATATTCGCAAGGCGGAAAAGGCCGTTTTGTTCGAAGGATATGTGGATGTTATTAAAGCCTGGGAAGCGGGAGTTCATAATGGGATAGCAACCATGGGCACTGCGCTTACCAAGGAGCATGCGGGTATATTGAACCGAAACAGCGAAAGAATCGTATTATGTTATGACGGGGATAACGCCGGGCAATCCGCTGCATTCAAAAGCATTCCAATTCTTGAGGAAGCCGGTTGCAAAGTTTCGGTAGCGATGCTGCCGGATAACCAGGACCCTGATGAATATGTAACCGCCCATGGTTCCGAGCGATTTGTGCGGGAGATTGTGGAGCCTTCCGTACCGTCGATGAAATATAAACTTCTTTACATTCGAAAAAACTTCAAGCTGCACGAGGACGGCGATCGAGTCCGATATTTGCAAGCTGCGGTAAAAATGATCGCTGATCTATCTTCACCTATTGAAAGAGAACATTATCTCAAGCAATTATCTTCAGAATTTCCGGATTCTTCTTATGAAGCTTTAAAGCAGGATTTGACGGAGCACCTGCTGTTATCGGAAAAAAACAGAAATACTGGGGATAATAAACCATTTCTGTGGAATAATGTTATGAATAATAGGAGAGCAGCGGGGGCGAAGCACCTCACTGGGTTTAGTGATGTGTATAACGCTGAAAGCGAATTAATTTTTTTTATGATTCATGATAAAGACATCACGCATTATGTCCAGGAAAAGCTGGGGGCTCAATTTATAGAAGATAAGTTCGCGGCGTTGTCTGCCTATCTGTATTCCTTTTATTCAGAGAATGATACGAATCCGGGACTTTTTATTTCCAAGATCCAGGACGCGAAATTAAGGGAGCTGGCCACGTCCCTTGTGATGAAAGACGCAAGGCCCATTCATATTGAACAGATTCAGGAAGCGGATTACAGGATACAAACCATCCTGAGCCATTATATTCGTTTGGAAATTGAAGAAAAAAAAGCCGAGGCGAATCGACTTGTTCTTTTGAAAGATAACCTATCGGCAGCAAAAATTCTTAGTGAAATAAGATCCCTAGAAGATAGAAGAAAAGTGATGAAAAGTTCTTCTAGCTAA
- a CDS encoding YqzL family protein produces MRDFTWEFFSKTGDLDAYLLYKQVSGVIRMEPEGLKDEQEIEDQPGGT; encoded by the coding sequence ATGAGAGATTTTACGTGGGAATTTTTTTCTAAAACGGGTGACCTGGATGCCTATTTACTGTATAAGCAGGTTTCGGGAGTGATCCGCATGGAGCCGGAAGGGCTCAAGGATGAGCAGGAAATCGAAGATCAGCCGGGCGGGACATAA
- a CDS encoding cytidine deaminase, whose amino-acid sequence MEDKQLIELALEARTRAYTPYSHFNVGAALLGNDGKVHLGCNIENAAYGPTNCAERTAAFRAIADGHAPRSFQAIAVIADTEGPIAPCGICRQVLIELCGPDMPVILSNLKGDVVRTTVSELLPGAFTQKDLNQEDNQ is encoded by the coding sequence TTGGAAGACAAACAATTGATAGAGCTTGCTTTAGAGGCCAGAACGAGAGCTTATACTCCATATTCGCATTTCAATGTTGGAGCGGCCCTTTTAGGGAATGATGGTAAGGTGCATCTGGGCTGCAATATCGAAAATGCCGCCTACGGTCCTACCAATTGTGCGGAACGTACGGCCGCTTTTCGGGCAATTGCCGATGGACATGCTCCCCGGTCCTTTCAGGCCATCGCAGTCATTGCAGATACAGAAGGTCCTATTGCACCCTGTGGTATATGCAGACAAGTGCTGATTGAGCTATGCGGACCGGATATGCCGGTCATCTTAAGCAACCTGAAAGGTGATGTCGTGCGAACAACGGTTTCTGAGCTGCTGCCCGGAGCTTTTACACAAAAGGATTTAAACCAGGAGGATAACCAGTGA
- a CDS encoding diacylglycerol kinase family protein: protein MSKHSFSRWRRSFRFAYEGIKYALDTQGNMKFHFFVAFLVLFAALFVHLNKIDILFILLAVTLMIVTELINTAVEKTVDLAMPERHPMAKIAKDVAAASVLVSAVFAVVVGMVVFYEPINQLFQQTKQQDYRTSAGMIWVLLGLVVLSVIVIETRFSDKGKFVRPSLLSAVAFAISTVIAIFVDYTIVALLAYLLSALIFIILYDKKTRPFPALILGGIIGAAVTIFAFIFINLH, encoded by the coding sequence GTGAGTAAGCACAGTTTTAGCAGGTGGCGGCGGAGCTTTCGATTTGCTTACGAAGGAATCAAATACGCGCTGGATACGCAAGGCAACATGAAATTCCATTTCTTTGTTGCTTTTCTTGTTTTGTTTGCGGCGTTATTTGTTCACTTGAATAAAATCGACATCCTATTTATTTTGCTCGCTGTAACTCTTATGATTGTAACCGAGCTCATCAATACAGCGGTTGAAAAAACGGTGGACCTTGCAATGCCTGAACGCCATCCAATGGCCAAAATCGCCAAAGATGTCGCGGCCGCTTCCGTTTTGGTATCCGCTGTATTTGCAGTTGTTGTCGGGATGGTCGTGTTTTACGAACCGATCAACCAGCTGTTTCAACAGACGAAGCAGCAGGATTATCGAACTTCGGCCGGGATGATCTGGGTGCTGCTCGGCCTCGTCGTTTTGTCGGTGATTGTCATCGAAACCCGATTTTCCGATAAGGGCAAGTTTGTGCGGCCCAGCCTGCTGAGCGCTGTCGCTTTTGCAATCTCGACCGTCATTGCCATTTTTGTGGACTATACGATTGTTGCTTTGCTAGCCTATTTATTATCCGCACTTATCTTTATTATCCTGTATGATAAAAAGACGCGGCCTTTCCCGGCCTTGATCCTTGGCGGTATCATCGGAGCCGCCGTTACCATTTTCGCTTTTATATTCATAAACCTTCATTAA
- a CDS encoding YaiI/YqxD family protein translates to MQASKIVVDADACPVKAEIVKAAGQYGVQVLMVASFDHRLNESEGVTVVQVDRSDQSVDLYIANHLKAGDILVTQDFGLAAIGLGKRAIALSNRGQTYTDRTIDFLLEKRHESAKQRRNGKHSKGPKPFTDEDRTNFLQTLSKVLANLQDYGSG, encoded by the coding sequence ATGCAAGCAAGTAAAATTGTTGTAGACGCCGATGCCTGTCCTGTAAAAGCTGAAATCGTCAAAGCTGCCGGACAATATGGCGTTCAAGTACTCATGGTTGCTTCCTTTGACCATCGATTGAACGAAAGCGAAGGAGTAACCGTCGTACAAGTAGACCGCAGCGACCAATCCGTGGATCTGTACATTGCGAACCATCTCAAGGCAGGTGATATTCTGGTTACCCAGGATTTTGGTCTCGCTGCTATCGGACTTGGCAAACGGGCTATCGCTTTATCGAACCGCGGACAAACCTATACCGACAGGACGATAGATTTCTTGCTTGAAAAAAGGCATGAGTCAGCGAAGCAGCGGCGAAACGGCAAGCATAGTAAGGGACCAAAGCCATTCACCGATGAAGACCGCACCAACTTTCTGCAAACTTTGTCAAAAGTTTTAGCAAATTTGCAGGATTATGGCTCCGGGTAG